In Zalophus californianus isolate mZalCal1 chromosome 17, mZalCal1.pri.v2, whole genome shotgun sequence, one DNA window encodes the following:
- the DYRK1B gene encoding dual specificity tyrosine-phosphorylation-regulated kinase 1B isoform X3, with the protein MLAARPPHWGLHRAPAPRGPRASPDPGLSGGGSRGAGCEKAPPGRAPAPGLAPLRPSEPTMAVPPGHGPFSGFPGPQEHTQVLPDVRLLPRRLPLAFRDATSAPLRKLSVDLIKTYKHINEVYYAKKKRRAQQAPPQDPSTKKEKKVLNHGYDDDNHDYIVRSGERWLERYEIDSLIGKGSFGQVVKAYDHQTQELVAIKIIKNKKAFLNQAQIELRLLELMNQHDTEMKYYIVHLKRHFMFRNHLCLVFELLSYNLYDLLRNTHFRGVSLNLTRKLAQQLCTALLFLATPELSIIHCDLKPENILLCNPKRSAIKIVDFGSSCQLGQRIYQYIQSRFYRSPEVLLGTPYDLAIDMWSLGCILVEMHTGEPLFSGSNEVDQMNRIVEVLGIPPAPMLDQAPKARKYFERLPGGGWTLRRTKELRKDLVLRMLEYEPAARISPLGALQHSFFRRTADEATNTGPAGSSASTSPAPLDTCPSSSTASSISSSGGSSGSSSDNRTYRYSNRYCGGPGPPVTDCEMNSPQVPPSQPLRPWAGGDVPHKTHQAPASASSLPGAGAQLPPQPRCLGRPPSPTSPPPPELMDVSLAGGPPDCSPPHPAPAPQHPAASALRTRMTGGRPPLPPPDNPATLGPRLGLRGVPQSTAASS; encoded by the exons ATGCTGGCCGCTCGCCCACCCCACTGGGGGCTCCACCGCGCCCCAGCCCCCCGTGGGCCCCGCGCCAGCCCTGACCCGG GTCTCAGCGGCGGTGGCAGCCGAGGTGCAGGATGCGAGAAGGCGCCCCCCGGCCGGGCTCCCGCTCCAGGCCTCGCTCCCCTGCGGCCCTCTGAGCCCACCATGGCCGTCCCACCAGGCCATGGTCCCTTCTCTGGCTTCCCGGGGCCCCAGGAGCACACGCAG GTATTGCCTGATGTGCGGCTGTTGCCACGGAGGCTGCCCCTGGCCTTCCGGGATGCGACCTCAGCCCCGCTGCGCAAGCTCTCCGTGGACCTCATCAAGACCTACAAGCACATCAATGag GTGTACTATGCGAAGAAGAAGCGGCGGGCCCAGCAAGCGCCGCCCCAGGACCCGAGCaccaagaaggagaagaaggtcCTGAACCATGGTTATGACGATGACAACCACGACTACATTGTGCGCAGCGGCGAGCGCTGGCTGGAGCGCTACGAGATTGACTCGCTCATCGGCAAGGGCTCCTTTGGCCAG GTGGTGAAAGCTTATGACCATCAGACCCAGGAGCTGGTGGCCATCAAGATCATCAAGAACAAAAAGGCCTTCCTGAACCAGGCCCAGATTGAGCTGCGGCTGCTGGAGCTGATGAACCAGCACGACACAGAGATGAAGTACTACATAG TGCACCTGAAGCGGCACTTCATGTTCCGGAACCACCTGTGCCTGGTGTTCGAGCTGCTTTCCTACAACCTGTACGACCTCCTGCGCAACACACACTTCCGCGGCGTCTCACTGAACCTGACGCGGAAGCTGGCGCAGCAGCTCTGCACGGCGCTGCTCTTCCTGGCCACGCCCGAGCTCAGCATCATTCACTGCGACCTCAAGCCCGAGAACATCCTGCTCTGCAACCCCAAGCGCAGCGCCATCAAGATCGTGGACTTCGGCAGCTCCTGCCAGCTTGGCCAGCGG ATCTATCAGTACATCCAGAGCCGCTTCTACCGGTCACCTGAGGTGCTCCTGGGCACACCCTACGACCTGGCCATTGACATGTGGTCCCTGGGCTGCATCCTGGTGGAGATGCACACCGGAGAGCCCCTCTTCAGTGGCTCCAATGAG GTGGACCAGATGAACCGGATTGTGGAGGTGCTGGGTATCCCACCAGCCCCCATGCTGGACCAGGCACCCAAGGCTCGCAAGTACTTTGAACGGCTGCCTGGGGGTGGCTGGACCCTACGAAGGACAAAGGAACTCAGGAAG GACCTGGTGCTGCGCATGCTGGAGTATGAGCCCGCCGCCCGCATCAGCCCACTGGGGGCTCTGCAGCACAGCTTCTTCCGCCGCACGGCTGATGAGGCCACCAACACGGGCCCGGCAGGCAGCAGTGCCTCCACCTCGCCCGCACCCCTTGACACCTGTCCCTCCTCCAGCACCGCCAGCTCCATCTCCAGCTCTG GAGGCTCCAGCGGCTCCTCCAGTGACAACCGGACCTACCGATACAGCAACCGATATTGTGGGGGCCCTGGGCCCCCCGTCACTGACTGTGAGATGAACAGCCCCCAG GTCCCACCCTCCCAGCCGCTGCGCCCCTGGGCAGGGGGTGATGTGCCCCACAAGACACACCAGGCCCCTGCCTCCGCCTCGTCACTGCCGGGGGCCGGGGCCCAGTTACCCCCTCAACCCCGATGCCTTGGCCGTCCCCCATCACCaacctcaccaccacccccagagcTGATGGATGTGAGCCTGGCGGGCGGCCCTCCAGACTGCTCCCCACCTCACCCAGCGCCTGCCCCCCAGCACCCGGCTGCCTCAGCCCTCCGGACTCGGATGACAGGAGGTcgtccacccctcccaccccctgatAACCCTGCCACTCTGGGGCCTCGCTTGGGCCTCCGTGGTGTACCCCAGAGCACGGCAGCCAGCTCAtga
- the DYRK1B gene encoding dual specificity tyrosine-phosphorylation-regulated kinase 1B isoform X2 gives MLAARPPHWGLHRAPAPRGPRASPDPGLSGGGSRGAGCEKAPPGRAPAPGLAPLRPSEPTMAVPPGHGPFSGFPGPQEHTQVLPDVRLLPRRLPLAFRDATSAPLRKLSVDLIKTYKHINEVYYAKKKRRAQQAPPQDPSTKKEKKVLNHGYDDDNHDYIVRSGERWLERYEIDSLIGKGSFGQVVKAYDHQTQELVAIKIIKNKKAFLNQAQIELRLLELMNQHDTEMKYYIVHLKRHFMFRNHLCLVFELLSYNLYDLLRNTHFRGVSLNLTRKLAQQLCTALLFLATPELSIIHCDLKPENILLCNPKRSAIKIVDFGSSCQLGQRIYQYIQSRFYRSPEVLLGTPYDLAIDMWSLGCILVEMHTGEPLFSGSNEVDQMNRIVEVLGIPPAPMLDQAPKARKYFERLPGGGWTLRRTKELRKDYQGPGTRRLQEDLVLRMLEYEPAARISPLGALQHSFFRRTADEATNTGPAGSSASTSPAPLDTCPSSSTASSISSSGGSSGSSSDNRTYRYSNRYCGGPGPPVTDCEMNSPQVPPSQPLRPWAGGDVPHKTHQAPASASSLPGAGAQLPPQPRCLGRPPSPTSPPPPELMDVSLAGGPPDCSPPHPAPAPQHPAASALRTRMTGGRPPLPPPDNPATLGPRLGLRGVPQSTAASS, from the exons ATGCTGGCCGCTCGCCCACCCCACTGGGGGCTCCACCGCGCCCCAGCCCCCCGTGGGCCCCGCGCCAGCCCTGACCCGG GTCTCAGCGGCGGTGGCAGCCGAGGTGCAGGATGCGAGAAGGCGCCCCCCGGCCGGGCTCCCGCTCCAGGCCTCGCTCCCCTGCGGCCCTCTGAGCCCACCATGGCCGTCCCACCAGGCCATGGTCCCTTCTCTGGCTTCCCGGGGCCCCAGGAGCACACGCAG GTATTGCCTGATGTGCGGCTGTTGCCACGGAGGCTGCCCCTGGCCTTCCGGGATGCGACCTCAGCCCCGCTGCGCAAGCTCTCCGTGGACCTCATCAAGACCTACAAGCACATCAATGag GTGTACTATGCGAAGAAGAAGCGGCGGGCCCAGCAAGCGCCGCCCCAGGACCCGAGCaccaagaaggagaagaaggtcCTGAACCATGGTTATGACGATGACAACCACGACTACATTGTGCGCAGCGGCGAGCGCTGGCTGGAGCGCTACGAGATTGACTCGCTCATCGGCAAGGGCTCCTTTGGCCAG GTGGTGAAAGCTTATGACCATCAGACCCAGGAGCTGGTGGCCATCAAGATCATCAAGAACAAAAAGGCCTTCCTGAACCAGGCCCAGATTGAGCTGCGGCTGCTGGAGCTGATGAACCAGCACGACACAGAGATGAAGTACTACATAG TGCACCTGAAGCGGCACTTCATGTTCCGGAACCACCTGTGCCTGGTGTTCGAGCTGCTTTCCTACAACCTGTACGACCTCCTGCGCAACACACACTTCCGCGGCGTCTCACTGAACCTGACGCGGAAGCTGGCGCAGCAGCTCTGCACGGCGCTGCTCTTCCTGGCCACGCCCGAGCTCAGCATCATTCACTGCGACCTCAAGCCCGAGAACATCCTGCTCTGCAACCCCAAGCGCAGCGCCATCAAGATCGTGGACTTCGGCAGCTCCTGCCAGCTTGGCCAGCGG ATCTATCAGTACATCCAGAGCCGCTTCTACCGGTCACCTGAGGTGCTCCTGGGCACACCCTACGACCTGGCCATTGACATGTGGTCCCTGGGCTGCATCCTGGTGGAGATGCACACCGGAGAGCCCCTCTTCAGTGGCTCCAATGAG GTGGACCAGATGAACCGGATTGTGGAGGTGCTGGGTATCCCACCAGCCCCCATGCTGGACCAGGCACCCAAGGCTCGCAAGTACTTTGAACGGCTGCCTGGGGGTGGCTGGACCCTACGAAGGACAAAGGAACTCAGGAAG gaTTACCAGGGCCCCGGGACACGGCGGCTGCAGGAG GACCTGGTGCTGCGCATGCTGGAGTATGAGCCCGCCGCCCGCATCAGCCCACTGGGGGCTCTGCAGCACAGCTTCTTCCGCCGCACGGCTGATGAGGCCACCAACACGGGCCCGGCAGGCAGCAGTGCCTCCACCTCGCCCGCACCCCTTGACACCTGTCCCTCCTCCAGCACCGCCAGCTCCATCTCCAGCTCTG GAGGCTCCAGCGGCTCCTCCAGTGACAACCGGACCTACCGATACAGCAACCGATATTGTGGGGGCCCTGGGCCCCCCGTCACTGACTGTGAGATGAACAGCCCCCAG GTCCCACCCTCCCAGCCGCTGCGCCCCTGGGCAGGGGGTGATGTGCCCCACAAGACACACCAGGCCCCTGCCTCCGCCTCGTCACTGCCGGGGGCCGGGGCCCAGTTACCCCCTCAACCCCGATGCCTTGGCCGTCCCCCATCACCaacctcaccaccacccccagagcTGATGGATGTGAGCCTGGCGGGCGGCCCTCCAGACTGCTCCCCACCTCACCCAGCGCCTGCCCCCCAGCACCCGGCTGCCTCAGCCCTCCGGACTCGGATGACAGGAGGTcgtccacccctcccaccccctgatAACCCTGCCACTCTGGGGCCTCGCTTGGGCCTCCGTGGTGTACCCCAGAGCACGGCAGCCAGCTCAtga
- the DYRK1B gene encoding dual specificity tyrosine-phosphorylation-regulated kinase 1B isoform X4 → MAVPPGHGPFSGFPGPQEHTQVLPDVRLLPRRLPLAFRDATSAPLRKLSVDLIKTYKHINEVYYAKKKRRAQQAPPQDPSTKKEKKVLNHGYDDDNHDYIVRSGERWLERYEIDSLIGKGSFGQVVKAYDHQTQELVAIKIIKNKKAFLNQAQIELRLLELMNQHDTEMKYYIVHLKRHFMFRNHLCLVFELLSYNLYDLLRNTHFRGVSLNLTRKLAQQLCTALLFLATPELSIIHCDLKPENILLCNPKRSAIKIVDFGSSCQLGQRIYQYIQSRFYRSPEVLLGTPYDLAIDMWSLGCILVEMHTGEPLFSGSNEVDQMNRIVEVLGIPPAPMLDQAPKARKYFERLPGGGWTLRRTKELRKDYQGPGTRRLQEVLGVQTGGPGGRRAGEPGHSPADYLRFQDLVLRMLEYEPAARISPLGALQHSFFRRTADEATNTGPAGSSASTSPAPLDTCPSSSTASSISSSGGSSGSSSDNRTYRYSNRYCGGPGPPVTDCEMNSPQVPPSQPLRPWAGGDVPHKTHQAPASASSLPGAGAQLPPQPRCLGRPPSPTSPPPPELMDVSLAGGPPDCSPPHPAPAPQHPAASALRTRMTGGRPPLPPPDNPATLGPRLGLRGVPQSTAASS, encoded by the exons ATGGCCGTCCCACCAGGCCATGGTCCCTTCTCTGGCTTCCCGGGGCCCCAGGAGCACACGCAG GTATTGCCTGATGTGCGGCTGTTGCCACGGAGGCTGCCCCTGGCCTTCCGGGATGCGACCTCAGCCCCGCTGCGCAAGCTCTCCGTGGACCTCATCAAGACCTACAAGCACATCAATGag GTGTACTATGCGAAGAAGAAGCGGCGGGCCCAGCAAGCGCCGCCCCAGGACCCGAGCaccaagaaggagaagaaggtcCTGAACCATGGTTATGACGATGACAACCACGACTACATTGTGCGCAGCGGCGAGCGCTGGCTGGAGCGCTACGAGATTGACTCGCTCATCGGCAAGGGCTCCTTTGGCCAG GTGGTGAAAGCTTATGACCATCAGACCCAGGAGCTGGTGGCCATCAAGATCATCAAGAACAAAAAGGCCTTCCTGAACCAGGCCCAGATTGAGCTGCGGCTGCTGGAGCTGATGAACCAGCACGACACAGAGATGAAGTACTACATAG TGCACCTGAAGCGGCACTTCATGTTCCGGAACCACCTGTGCCTGGTGTTCGAGCTGCTTTCCTACAACCTGTACGACCTCCTGCGCAACACACACTTCCGCGGCGTCTCACTGAACCTGACGCGGAAGCTGGCGCAGCAGCTCTGCACGGCGCTGCTCTTCCTGGCCACGCCCGAGCTCAGCATCATTCACTGCGACCTCAAGCCCGAGAACATCCTGCTCTGCAACCCCAAGCGCAGCGCCATCAAGATCGTGGACTTCGGCAGCTCCTGCCAGCTTGGCCAGCGG ATCTATCAGTACATCCAGAGCCGCTTCTACCGGTCACCTGAGGTGCTCCTGGGCACACCCTACGACCTGGCCATTGACATGTGGTCCCTGGGCTGCATCCTGGTGGAGATGCACACCGGAGAGCCCCTCTTCAGTGGCTCCAATGAG GTGGACCAGATGAACCGGATTGTGGAGGTGCTGGGTATCCCACCAGCCCCCATGCTGGACCAGGCACCCAAGGCTCGCAAGTACTTTGAACGGCTGCCTGGGGGTGGCTGGACCCTACGAAGGACAAAGGAACTCAGGAAG gaTTACCAGGGCCCCGGGACACGGCGGCTGCAGGAGGTGCTGGGCGTGCAGACGGGCGGGCCCGGGGGCCGGCGGGCGGGGGAGCCGGGCCACAGCCCCGCCGACTACCTCCGCTTCCAGGACCTGGTGCTGCGCATGCTGGAGTATGAGCCCGCCGCCCGCATCAGCCCACTGGGGGCTCTGCAGCACAGCTTCTTCCGCCGCACGGCTGATGAGGCCACCAACACGGGCCCGGCAGGCAGCAGTGCCTCCACCTCGCCCGCACCCCTTGACACCTGTCCCTCCTCCAGCACCGCCAGCTCCATCTCCAGCTCTG GAGGCTCCAGCGGCTCCTCCAGTGACAACCGGACCTACCGATACAGCAACCGATATTGTGGGGGCCCTGGGCCCCCCGTCACTGACTGTGAGATGAACAGCCCCCAG GTCCCACCCTCCCAGCCGCTGCGCCCCTGGGCAGGGGGTGATGTGCCCCACAAGACACACCAGGCCCCTGCCTCCGCCTCGTCACTGCCGGGGGCCGGGGCCCAGTTACCCCCTCAACCCCGATGCCTTGGCCGTCCCCCATCACCaacctcaccaccacccccagagcTGATGGATGTGAGCCTGGCGGGCGGCCCTCCAGACTGCTCCCCACCTCACCCAGCGCCTGCCCCCCAGCACCCGGCTGCCTCAGCCCTCCGGACTCGGATGACAGGAGGTcgtccacccctcccaccccctgatAACCCTGCCACTCTGGGGCCTCGCTTGGGCCTCCGTGGTGTACCCCAGAGCACGGCAGCCAGCTCAtga
- the DYRK1B gene encoding dual specificity tyrosine-phosphorylation-regulated kinase 1B isoform X1, producing MLAARPPHWGLHRAPAPRGPRASPDPGLSGGGSRGAGCEKAPPGRAPAPGLAPLRPSEPTMAVPPGHGPFSGFPGPQEHTQVLPDVRLLPRRLPLAFRDATSAPLRKLSVDLIKTYKHINEVYYAKKKRRAQQAPPQDPSTKKEKKVLNHGYDDDNHDYIVRSGERWLERYEIDSLIGKGSFGQVVKAYDHQTQELVAIKIIKNKKAFLNQAQIELRLLELMNQHDTEMKYYIVHLKRHFMFRNHLCLVFELLSYNLYDLLRNTHFRGVSLNLTRKLAQQLCTALLFLATPELSIIHCDLKPENILLCNPKRSAIKIVDFGSSCQLGQRIYQYIQSRFYRSPEVLLGTPYDLAIDMWSLGCILVEMHTGEPLFSGSNEVDQMNRIVEVLGIPPAPMLDQAPKARKYFERLPGGGWTLRRTKELRKDYQGPGTRRLQEVLGVQTGGPGGRRAGEPGHSPADYLRFQDLVLRMLEYEPAARISPLGALQHSFFRRTADEATNTGPAGSSASTSPAPLDTCPSSSTASSISSSGGSSGSSSDNRTYRYSNRYCGGPGPPVTDCEMNSPQVPPSQPLRPWAGGDVPHKTHQAPASASSLPGAGAQLPPQPRCLGRPPSPTSPPPPELMDVSLAGGPPDCSPPHPAPAPQHPAASALRTRMTGGRPPLPPPDNPATLGPRLGLRGVPQSTAASS from the exons ATGCTGGCCGCTCGCCCACCCCACTGGGGGCTCCACCGCGCCCCAGCCCCCCGTGGGCCCCGCGCCAGCCCTGACCCGG GTCTCAGCGGCGGTGGCAGCCGAGGTGCAGGATGCGAGAAGGCGCCCCCCGGCCGGGCTCCCGCTCCAGGCCTCGCTCCCCTGCGGCCCTCTGAGCCCACCATGGCCGTCCCACCAGGCCATGGTCCCTTCTCTGGCTTCCCGGGGCCCCAGGAGCACACGCAG GTATTGCCTGATGTGCGGCTGTTGCCACGGAGGCTGCCCCTGGCCTTCCGGGATGCGACCTCAGCCCCGCTGCGCAAGCTCTCCGTGGACCTCATCAAGACCTACAAGCACATCAATGag GTGTACTATGCGAAGAAGAAGCGGCGGGCCCAGCAAGCGCCGCCCCAGGACCCGAGCaccaagaaggagaagaaggtcCTGAACCATGGTTATGACGATGACAACCACGACTACATTGTGCGCAGCGGCGAGCGCTGGCTGGAGCGCTACGAGATTGACTCGCTCATCGGCAAGGGCTCCTTTGGCCAG GTGGTGAAAGCTTATGACCATCAGACCCAGGAGCTGGTGGCCATCAAGATCATCAAGAACAAAAAGGCCTTCCTGAACCAGGCCCAGATTGAGCTGCGGCTGCTGGAGCTGATGAACCAGCACGACACAGAGATGAAGTACTACATAG TGCACCTGAAGCGGCACTTCATGTTCCGGAACCACCTGTGCCTGGTGTTCGAGCTGCTTTCCTACAACCTGTACGACCTCCTGCGCAACACACACTTCCGCGGCGTCTCACTGAACCTGACGCGGAAGCTGGCGCAGCAGCTCTGCACGGCGCTGCTCTTCCTGGCCACGCCCGAGCTCAGCATCATTCACTGCGACCTCAAGCCCGAGAACATCCTGCTCTGCAACCCCAAGCGCAGCGCCATCAAGATCGTGGACTTCGGCAGCTCCTGCCAGCTTGGCCAGCGG ATCTATCAGTACATCCAGAGCCGCTTCTACCGGTCACCTGAGGTGCTCCTGGGCACACCCTACGACCTGGCCATTGACATGTGGTCCCTGGGCTGCATCCTGGTGGAGATGCACACCGGAGAGCCCCTCTTCAGTGGCTCCAATGAG GTGGACCAGATGAACCGGATTGTGGAGGTGCTGGGTATCCCACCAGCCCCCATGCTGGACCAGGCACCCAAGGCTCGCAAGTACTTTGAACGGCTGCCTGGGGGTGGCTGGACCCTACGAAGGACAAAGGAACTCAGGAAG gaTTACCAGGGCCCCGGGACACGGCGGCTGCAGGAGGTGCTGGGCGTGCAGACGGGCGGGCCCGGGGGCCGGCGGGCGGGGGAGCCGGGCCACAGCCCCGCCGACTACCTCCGCTTCCAGGACCTGGTGCTGCGCATGCTGGAGTATGAGCCCGCCGCCCGCATCAGCCCACTGGGGGCTCTGCAGCACAGCTTCTTCCGCCGCACGGCTGATGAGGCCACCAACACGGGCCCGGCAGGCAGCAGTGCCTCCACCTCGCCCGCACCCCTTGACACCTGTCCCTCCTCCAGCACCGCCAGCTCCATCTCCAGCTCTG GAGGCTCCAGCGGCTCCTCCAGTGACAACCGGACCTACCGATACAGCAACCGATATTGTGGGGGCCCTGGGCCCCCCGTCACTGACTGTGAGATGAACAGCCCCCAG GTCCCACCCTCCCAGCCGCTGCGCCCCTGGGCAGGGGGTGATGTGCCCCACAAGACACACCAGGCCCCTGCCTCCGCCTCGTCACTGCCGGGGGCCGGGGCCCAGTTACCCCCTCAACCCCGATGCCTTGGCCGTCCCCCATCACCaacctcaccaccacccccagagcTGATGGATGTGAGCCTGGCGGGCGGCCCTCCAGACTGCTCCCCACCTCACCCAGCGCCTGCCCCCCAGCACCCGGCTGCCTCAGCCCTCCGGACTCGGATGACAGGAGGTcgtccacccctcccaccccctgatAACCCTGCCACTCTGGGGCCTCGCTTGGGCCTCCGTGGTGTACCCCAGAGCACGGCAGCCAGCTCAtga